TCGAGGATCGTGCGTATTTTTTATGTTCCAATAGGACTTTTAATACTTCTTAATCCCTCCACAAGGTGTTATTTCCGAGTTGAGAGAAATTGGCGTATGTTTGACTCTCTCCAGTCTCACTGTCCACCCAATCACTTTGTTCGAAGCCTTTCATATACTCTGTTGATAATACTGCATTTGAAATTCCTCGCGTGACGGGTAAAGAACATGATGACGCGACATTGGCCAACGATGCCGTTATAGAGATTTATGTTCTAAGAAGTGAAGTAAACGATGGCGTGATCGAGTTTCAAAATTCTGTCATAGATCTCTCTGGTGCCTCGAGTGAAAAGGAGAGTGACAAGATGAGGGTTGATGAAGTGATTACTGAAATCTCTGACGTCACCAGCGAGGAAAAGGATGGCGAAAGACGGAAAGGGAACAACCGAGATTTCTGGCCTGACGATTTCCTAACGATGACCATGGGACACAATCACGACGTTACCCCTATGTGTTTTCGATAGAAGTAGTgaagagaatttgttgaaatattaaTTCGATGCATTTTTTTCTGATCATGTCGTTAAGACTCATGACCAtcctgttttataaagcattgatattataaggagaaCTTTCAAGCCAATCACTCTTACGAGCTTAAAGTGTTAAACAGTCAAGTTTCTATTTCTGGTAAAAATTCCTAACATTTACTCACAGAGGCTGCCTTTAAATAGCAAGCGcgaccttttttcttttgtgcctCTTGAAATGAGAGTGAGGCTGTCTCACGCTGTAACCACTTTCGCTGTCAAAGAGGAAATTAATGAACATCAGTGTGTTTAACGGTGCGCAGAATGAAAACTACAATGTTATTCGCAGTTTCAGCTATCACAAGTCTTCAGTTATTTCCAGCCTCGTTTTGGGGACAAAGTCGAGTTATTCTGGACCTGGGGGCGAGCTTGAAAATGAAAAGCGTAAAGACTGGAAAGAGAGTCCTCGTCCTTTTCTCATAATTCGGGGGTtctgttacttttttttttctttacagtttTATTGAAAGTGCCCACGCGCATGACATTTACACGACAACAATATGCTACAGAACGATAACTACAACGCAGAGGAAATAGTGACCGAAAAACGAATATGCGAGAGAATTGCCttcgtgcagacgtctcctatttcctttgttgcacgcggaaaagggacgtctgcgtaacgccgtcgctaatcttgttccagcgtcccgctgggttcctaagatcttgggaacatgctgtgataggctgacacacagtttgcattgtttgacttaacgctgattggttgttatcgaatCTGCTCTGATAATGTATGAGGTGATTTATGTAATCGGGGctttccagccaaaacaaatcaaagcaTGTGCCATTGTGTGCAGACCGTTCGAAATCTTGTGGGAAGGCGCGGAAAATTCGACGTGTGcgaggaaattatttctttacaatttactgtgcatgccacatcacatcatatttgtaaagagtgtcatgacctctaaatttaagacttagtgcggcaaaaacaatatttattcagtcaaagtttagaatgctacatGCGCTGCGTAGTGttagtaaccttcgcgcgagggagaaaaaaagagaaacctctgttcaagcagactctcaagttCACGTTTcgcattatcacgagcttatgatgttgtgtttggcctgtcaactcttatttctaaccggatattGTTTCACAGTGTATGCGAaataccctgccagcgggacgctagaacacgattagcgacggcgttacgcagacgtcccttttccgcgtgcaataAAGGAGATAGGACACGTGTGCATGCAGGCAAGCTACAGAAACACTAACCACAATACAGAGAAAATACTGAATGAACTCAGGTGGTGTGCGCACTACGATCGCTAAGCATCATGGGCGGTATTCAAAATCTGATCATTTGTGTAAATGAACTTATTGACTGCTAACAACTTGCAGTTATAAAGATATCAAATTTAATTTGAGTAACATTCAGTTAGTGCGAATTACATCAGTAATTTGTACCTTTATAATGACAATAACCCTAACTTAAAGCTGAGAAAAAAGCAATGCAACAAAATATAAACGTTAATAGTGACTAAAATCTGCGCAATTAAGTAAACGGTatctaaaattttaatttttgaaagggACGAGACAAAAAAAgaccattttgttttgaactcTTTTTCGCGGCCAGTCGTACAAGAAATATACTTTTCTATTTCTGTTACTGTTACCTGTAGTGCATGAAGGGATGAACGAACAGGTTGTCTCTGTCACACACGAGGTTGATGCAGGAGAGAAGTCCAACGACGTTATTTGGAAACAGACATCAGACCGTTGCAATCGAGTTAGAAAGTGCACGTGGCTTCTCTGACCTACTCAcacaagaagaagaacaaaCTGGGTAAGAGTTTCCGTTAACAGAATGCTAAGAGGGAGAGGTAGATCTATCGATCTCCCACATCATTAATCAGGGAAAAATACAATATTACTGTGAAAGTATGTAGTATTAAGTGCACTTAAATTGAGTGCTAAGTTTTAGCCTCTTTTCTTTGGCTTTGGCCAAAACTATCTAGATAAGCTGGAATTGAAAGTGGTTTTAACCGTTCTCTGTGGTCGTCAGTATTCCAGCAACGCAACACAAAGTGAATGCCaacatgttttatttaaatgttagcatttagcctgcgtagcaagcgtttccgtgcggtttagagCAGAGAACGAGGAatgagagtcaaagaccgcgcccACTTTCATTTGTTGgcttttgtttcatttctcgcgcggccaaaaccgagaatcccgttcctTGGTCTTTccttgctccgaaaccaaacggaaacgcttgctacgcaggctagttagCATTCAATTGGCGCTGCTCTGCTGACTTCGGCGTTTTATCTGACGGatttgaaacaaaacattttagcAGACTGGAGCTTAGGTATACATTACTGTGGTGGCACACCTGGGATGGTAATCATGTATGAGATCTTTACAAAGTATTGCATGATATGGATGTTAAAAATTATGCCGGGTTATTTGAGaaggtaataaataaaatgttacGACGCATAGCCCATTCAAGATATATGTTCTTTTGACTTTGGCCCTATctataatatatatttaaataGAGGATCACAAAGAGGAAGAATACGCCCGTAAACGTTGCGAACCTCCAAGTAGAAAGGTTGCATGTAAATGGAAGGAAAACTGGAACGAGTTGGTTACCTTTGCGTGTCTTCCTATTTTATATTTCAGCATTACCAGACAGGGTGGGCAACACCATTTTTTAAAGGCTTACGCCGTCGAATTTATTCCACGCTTTCAAGCAACTGGCGGCCGATTTGAATCTGCAGAGCGATTTGGTAAACTGGATCGTGGGTATGTTTTATGCTTTACTTCTATTGCGCACTTAGGGCGTTAATCATTTACGATAACTACTGTAAATCAGGTGTGGTTTAACAAGGATGTGTGCATATGAACCAAACCAAAAGGAACTTCCTCCCCCACCCATGTGAGAGTCCTCTAAGATTCGAACCATCTCATTGGTCACTGTAAAACACTGTACTGTAACTCGATTCTAAGAGTTATCCCCATAAATTTGAATTCCAAAGTATCAGACTAGCTCAAGTACAACGAACTGGTTCAGGTCCCACTTATCAGAACGTATACAAGTCCGCTTAGTCTCTTGGTTGTTTTCCAACCTCACAGGACTGCCACAGTGCTTTATTTTAGACCTTGTTCTTTTTTCATTCGTACCTGCGATAATTCAAGTTAGGACGAACTAAtacaagaataaaataaaagcgtGATCTCTTTAATTTCGCATGATTGAAGATGAAATCGTACTGTGAATATGGGCTGTGGCCTGCTTTTATTTGCCTTTAGTTGGAAAGCAAACTGAAACGTGTTGGTAATTGTTGCCTTTCGTCATTCCCTTTTTTCCAGCAATGCAGGACATGTCGTTTAAGATATGGTACAAATTCTTTAGCCTCAGCATTTTGACGCTAACGAATTCATACCATGCTTTAAAGATTTATTTGTGCCAACCGGATCTTGGATGTTCATTTCTATTGCACACGTATAAATATAGGACGTTAATCATTCATGAGAGCTAATTGAGTCTTGCAGTCCTTTAAGAAAGAGTTTTTACGAGCAAACACGCGCACCGTCATAACGACATGGCATGTTACGTTGCCTGTCGTCTTTTATGTATTACA
The sequence above is a segment of the Porites lutea chromosome 3, jaPorLute2.1, whole genome shotgun sequence genome. Coding sequences within it:
- the LOC140930719 gene encoding uncharacterized protein; its protein translation is MQERSPTTLFGNRHQTVAIELESARGFSDLLTQEEEQTGITRQGGQHHFLKAYAVEFIPRFQATGGRFESAERFGKLDRGITGGRHSLNVFAKEFVPVDFQNRASASGIFPLCTMLPLFLLHPCHNL